A region from the Benincasa hispida cultivar B227 chromosome 10, ASM972705v1, whole genome shotgun sequence genome encodes:
- the LOC120087585 gene encoding hydroxyproline O-arabinosyltransferase PLENTY-like — protein sequence MIGRKTSPGFLVLLALGFLFASYNLLTMSVHYKASKGSWLADGFNLFDPVIRVPGRAERAGKTNSKYHVAVTATDAPYSQWQCRIMYYWYKKVKDLPGSDMGSFTRVLHSGTPDNLMKEIPTFIVDPLPEGLDRGYVVLNRPWAFVQWLEKANIEEEYILMAEPDHIFVKPLPNLAHGKNPAGFPFFYIKPTEHENIIRKFYPEENGPVTNIDPIGNSPVIIEKTLLEEIAPTWVNISLRMKDDPATDKAFGWVLEMYAYAVASALHGVRHTLRKDFMLQPPWDLEVGRKFIIHYTYGCDYTMKGELTYGKIGEWRFDKRSFLNGPPPRNLSLPPPGVPESVVRLVKMVNEATANIPGWGES from the exons ATGATAGGGAGAAAGACTTCACCAGGTTTTCTGGTGCTTTTGGCTCTTGGGTTTCTTTTTGCTTCTTATAACTTGCTTACCATGTCTGTACACTACAAAGCTTCGAAAGGGAGTTGGTTGGCAGATGGGTTTAACTTGTTTGATCCAGTTATTCGAGTGCCTGGTCGAGCTGAACGGGCAGGGAAAACCAATTCAAAATACCATGTTGCTGTCACTGCAACTGATGCTCCTTACAGTCAATGGCAGTGCAGGATCATGTATTATTGGTATAAGAAAGTGAAGGATCTGCCTGGTTCTGACATGGGAAGCTTCACTAGAGTTTTGCATTCAGGAACTCCGGATAATTTAATGAAGGAGATTCCAACTTTTATTGTTGATCCTTTGCCAGAAGGCTTGGATCGG GGTTATGTTGTGTTAAACCGACCGTGGGCTTTTGTTCAATGGCTGGAGAAAGCAAACATTGAAGAAGA ATATATACTAATGGCAGAACCCGATCATATATTTGTTAAACCGTTACCAAACTTAGCTCACGGGAAGAATCCGGCTGGATTTCCGTTCTTCTACATAAAGCCAACTGAACATGAGAATATCATCAGGAAATTCTATCCTGAGGAGAATGGTCCAGTGACCAACATTGACCCCATTGGAAATTCTCCTGTCATCATTGAAAAG ACGCTGCTGGAGGAGATTGCACCAACTTGGGTGAACATATCCTTGAGAATGAAAGACGACCCAGCTACTGATAAAGCATTCGGTTGGGTGCTTGAGAT gTATGCTTATGCTGTAGCTTCTGCATTGCACGGTGTGCGGCATACGCTCCGCAAGGATTTTATGCTGCAG CCTCCTTGGGATTTAGAAGTTGGTAGGAAATTTATCATCCACTATACCTATGGATGTGACTACACTATGAAG GGAGAACTGACATATGGTAAGATCGGGGAGTGGCGCTTCGACAAGAGATCGTTTCTCAATGGTCCACCACCAAGAAATCTTTCCTTACCTCCTCCTGGAGTACCCGAAAGTGTA
- the LOC120088112 gene encoding uncharacterized protein LOC120088112 isoform X1, whose amino-acid sequence MSSSGISIQSAELSDAVQELVLCDQSHIDRRVMTSSGISIQSVSDAVQEQLEMGKKVEIQVTGHGSHDGACAICLNKIALQETALVRGCEHAYCATCILRWASYTQKPTCPQCKHPFEFLIVHRSLDGSIHDYMFEESVCLLLRASWYKPQIVEEREETYDDPEDDRYYPYEDDDEELEDAYLGVSPNLRIGNRRWGFNGYVRAGRQEARPVLRPQLAEPSSSREPTSKDKTGRRAKRALKREAADKAAAAKHQEHLARFGRK is encoded by the exons ATGTCTTCCTCCGGAATCTCTATCCAGAGCGCCGAATTGTCAGATGCCGTTCAAGAACTAGTTCTTTGCGACCAG AGCCATATAGATCGGAGGGTTATGACTTCTTCCGGAATCTCTATCCAGAGCGTTTCAGATGCCGTTCAAGAACAG TTGGAAATGGGAAAGAAGGTAGAGATTCAAGTAACGGGGCATGGGAGTCACGATGGGGCTTGTGCAATTTGCTTAAATAAGATAGCACTTCAAGAAACTGCTTTAGTGAGAGGCTGCGAGCACGCCTATTG TGCGACTTGCATCCTTCGATGGGCCTCATACACGCAAAAACCAACTTGTCCACAATGTAAACATCCATTTGAGTTCCTGATTGTTCATCGTTCTCTTGATGGGAG CATCCACGACTACATGTTTGAGGAGAGTGTATGTTTGCTTTTGAGAGCTTCATGGTATAAACCTCAAATCGTTGAAGAACGGGAGGAAACCTATGATGATCCTGAGGATGATCGGTACTATCCTTATGAGGATGACGATGAAGAGTTGGAGGATGCTTACCTGGGTGTATCACCAAATCTCCGAATCGGAAATCGAAGGTGGGGATTCAATGGTTACGTGAGAGCAGGTAGACAAGAAGCCCGACCAGTTCTTAGGCCACAGTTGGCTGAACCTAGTTCATCGAGGGAGCCCACTTCCAAAGATAAAACAGGCCGACGAGCGAAAAGGGCCTTGAAACGAGAAGCTGCAGATAAAGCAGCAGCAGCTAAGCATCAAGAACATCTAGCTAGGTTTGGCCGGAAGTGA
- the LOC120088112 gene encoding E3 ubiquitin-protein ligase RNF13 isoform X2 — protein sequence MTSSGISIQSVSDAVQEQLEMGKKVEIQVTGHGSHDGACAICLNKIALQETALVRGCEHAYCATCILRWASYTQKPTCPQCKHPFEFLIVHRSLDGSIHDYMFEESVCLLLRASWYKPQIVEEREETYDDPEDDRYYPYEDDDEELEDAYLGVSPNLRIGNRRWGFNGYVRAGRQEARPVLRPQLAEPSSSREPTSKDKTGRRAKRALKREAADKAAAAKHQEHLARFGRK from the exons ATGACTTCTTCCGGAATCTCTATCCAGAGCGTTTCAGATGCCGTTCAAGAACAG TTGGAAATGGGAAAGAAGGTAGAGATTCAAGTAACGGGGCATGGGAGTCACGATGGGGCTTGTGCAATTTGCTTAAATAAGATAGCACTTCAAGAAACTGCTTTAGTGAGAGGCTGCGAGCACGCCTATTG TGCGACTTGCATCCTTCGATGGGCCTCATACACGCAAAAACCAACTTGTCCACAATGTAAACATCCATTTGAGTTCCTGATTGTTCATCGTTCTCTTGATGGGAG CATCCACGACTACATGTTTGAGGAGAGTGTATGTTTGCTTTTGAGAGCTTCATGGTATAAACCTCAAATCGTTGAAGAACGGGAGGAAACCTATGATGATCCTGAGGATGATCGGTACTATCCTTATGAGGATGACGATGAAGAGTTGGAGGATGCTTACCTGGGTGTATCACCAAATCTCCGAATCGGAAATCGAAGGTGGGGATTCAATGGTTACGTGAGAGCAGGTAGACAAGAAGCCCGACCAGTTCTTAGGCCACAGTTGGCTGAACCTAGTTCATCGAGGGAGCCCACTTCCAAAGATAAAACAGGCCGACGAGCGAAAAGGGCCTTGAAACGAGAAGCTGCAGATAAAGCAGCAGCAGCTAAGCATCAAGAACATCTAGCTAGGTTTGGCCGGAAGTGA
- the LOC120088111 gene encoding ABC transporter G family member 23: MAVCLGKRCIADDTTTLFSTSNSPEETTSISSSSSHHHSPPLTTTRKLSVRNLSFSVLPKRSIPTSFSELIRRPKPINVLKSVSFVARSCQVLAIVGPSGTGKSSLLRILSGRVKEKEFDPKAISINDQWVKSPEQLRKLCGFVTQEDNLLPLLTVRETLMFMAKLRLRELASEEKEERVERLMQELGLFHVGDSFVGDEEKRGISGGERKRVSIGVEMIHDPPILLLDEPTSGLDSTSALQVVELISSMTRSKQRTVILSIHQPGYRILQYISNFLILSRGLTVHFGSLKSLEKRIAERGIQIPIQLNALEFAMEIIDKLKEDSSPPTSQIEEEENQLFSTPIWPEEPIERVQQHNNSSKQISIFSLSHFLEIMLLCSRFWKLLYRTKQLFLGRTLQAIVGGIGLGSVYLRVKRDEEGVTERLGLFAFSLSFLLSSTVESLPIFLQERRVLMKEASRGVYKISSYLIANTIIFLPFLLAVAILFAAPVYWIVGLNPSIQAFAFFTFVVWLIVMMASSLVLFLSAISPDFITGNSLICTVLGGFFLFSGYFIPKQNIPKFWMFMYYISLYRYPLDAMLVNEYWSAKSECFSWIDQGRRRFCALTGADVLKNRGLEGDLRWMNVGIMIAFFVLYRLLCWIVLARRASTTSI, translated from the coding sequence ATGGCGGTTTGCTTGGGAAAACGATGCATTGCAGACGATACAACCACCCTCTTCTCAACATCCAACTCGCCGGAGGAAACCACCagtatttcttcctcttcttctcacCACCACTCCCCACCACTCACCACCACTAGGAAACTCTCTGTCAGAAATCTCTCATTTTCTGTTCTTCCAAAAAGGTCCATACCCACTTCCTTTTCCGAGCTGATTCGAAGACCAAAACCCATTAATGTTCTTAAGTCTGTCTCATTTGTGGCAAGAAGTTGTCAAGTGCTCGCCATTGTTGGCCCAAGTGGAACTGGCAAATCTTCCCTGCTCAGGATTCTATCAGGAAGAGTGAAAGAGAAGGAATTTGACCCTAAAGCAATCTCCATTAATGATCAATGGGTGAAAAGTCCTGAGCAGCTTAGGAAGTTGTGTGGGTTTGTGACACAAGAGGACAACTTGCTTCCTCTTTTGACTGTAAGAGAAACCTTGATGTTCATGGCCAAGTTGAGGCTCAGAGAATTGGCTtcagaagagaaagaagaaagagtAGAGAGATTAATGCAGGAGCTTGGTTTGTTTCATGTGGGAGATAGTTTTGTAGGAGATGAAGAGAAGAGAGGGATATCTGGAGGAGAGAGGAAAAGGGTTTCAATTGGAGTTGAAATGATTCATGATCCACCAATTCTTCTGCTTGATGAGCCAACTTCAGGCTTAGACAGCACTTCTGCTCTTCAAGTTGTTGAGCTAATCTCTTCAATGACCAGAAGTAAACAAAGAACTGTGATTCTTTCAATCCACCAACCAGGCTACAGAATCCTCCAATACATTTCCAACTTCTTGATTCTATCCCGAGGTTTAACAGTTCATTTTGGAAGCCTCAAATCACTGGAAAAGAGGATTGCTGAAAGGGGAATTCAAATCCCAATTCAACTAAATGCACTAGAATTTGCTATGGAAATCATAGATAAACTGAAAGAAGATTCAAGCCCACCAACTTCccaaattgaagaagaagaaaaccagcTTTTCTCCACCCCAATTTGGCCAGAAGAACCCATTGAAAGAGTTCAACAACACAACAATAGCAGCAAACAGATATCAATCTTTTCCTTATCACATTTCCTAGAGATTATGTTACTTTGCTCAAGATTCTGGAAGTTATTATACAGAACAAAGCAACTATTTCTAGGTAGAACATTGCAAGCTATTGTTGGAGGAATAGGGTTAGGAAGTGTTTACCTGAGAGTGAAAAGAGATGAAGAAGGAGTTACAGAAAGATTGGGCCTCTTTGCTTTCAGTCTCAGTTTCCTTCTCTCTTCCACAGTAGAATCTCTCCCCATTTTCCTGCAAGAAAGAAGGGTTCTAATGAAAGAAGCCTCAAGAGGAGTCTACAAAATTTCCTCTTACCTAATAGCCAACACCATCATCTTCCTCCCATTTTTGCTCGCGGTCGCGATTCTCTTCGCCGCCCCAGTCTATTGGATCGTAGGGCTAAATCCCTCAATCCAGGCCTTCGCCTTCTTCACCTTCGTCGTTTGGCTCATCGTGATGATGGCTAGTTCGTTGGTGCTTTTCCTCAGCGCCATTTCGCCGGATTTCATAACCGGAAACTCCTTAATCTGCACCGTCCTTGGCGGGTTTTTCCTCTTCTCCGGCTACTTCATTCCGAAACAGAACATTCCGAAATTTTGGATGTTCATGTACTATATCTCGCTGTATCGGTACCCTTTAGATGCGATGCTGGTGAATGAGTATTGGTCTGCGAAATCGGAGTGTTTTTCATGGATCGATCAAGGGCGGCGGCGGTTCTGCGCTCTCACCGGTGCCGATGTGCTGAAGAACAGAGGGCTTGAGGGGGATCTCCGGTGGATGAATGTAGGGATTATGATTGCTTTTTTTGTGTTGTATCGATTGCTCTGTTGGATTGTTCTTGCTCGTAGAGCTTCCACCACAagtatataa